One region of Cyanobacteria bacterium QS_8_64_29 genomic DNA includes:
- a CDS encoding UDP-N-acetylmuramoyl-L-alanyl-D-glutamate--2,6-diaminopimelate ligase, whose product MKLQELLARVAHSAPDPHSLGGDIEVSGLCTNSHACQPGDLFIGLPGARVDGGNFWQSAIAAGAAAALIAPAAAQRHPPQPGDRVFVIDNIGTACADVAAAFYGDPARELTLAGVTGTNGKTTTSHLVEHLLRQAQRPSALLGTLGARWPGREQANAHTTPFAVELQRQLREALAAGSQYAVLEVSSHGLAQGRIRNCQFEAAAFTNLSQDHLDFHDSMEDYFQAKAMLFGPDYLQGRAIINQDDPYGQRLIASLPPERVWRYSLHDASAELRASQLRYAPSGIDGLLHTPVGETRFQSPLVGEYNLANLLAAVGVALHLDLDLATVAAGLARFSGVPGRMERVQLDGEQDISVVVDYAHTPDSLASVLRAARPFFAGRTLCVFGCGGDRDRGKRPLMGQTAAELADVAFVTSDNPRTEDPDGILQDILQGMPADGRVRTIRDRAEAIRAAVREAQPGDGILIAGKGHEDYQILGTEKVHFDDREQARLGQPAP is encoded by the coding sequence ATGAAACTGCAGGAGCTGCTGGCTCGGGTCGCTCATTCCGCCCCCGATCCGCACTCGCTAGGGGGCGACATTGAGGTATCGGGGCTTTGTACCAACTCCCACGCCTGCCAGCCCGGGGATCTGTTCATCGGCCTGCCAGGAGCGCGGGTCGATGGCGGCAACTTTTGGCAAAGCGCGATCGCCGCCGGGGCGGCAGCGGCGCTGATTGCCCCAGCGGCAGCCCAGCGGCATCCCCCGCAACCGGGCGATCGAGTCTTCGTCATTGACAACATTGGGACGGCTTGCGCGGACGTGGCAGCCGCTTTCTACGGCGATCCGGCTCGCGAGCTCACCCTGGCTGGGGTCACCGGGACCAATGGCAAAACCACCACTAGCCATCTGGTGGAGCACCTGTTGCGCCAGGCCCAGCGCCCGAGCGCGCTTTTGGGAACGCTGGGAGCGCGCTGGCCCGGTCGGGAGCAGGCTAACGCGCATACAACACCGTTTGCCGTCGAGCTGCAGCGGCAGCTGCGCGAGGCGCTAGCGGCCGGCAGCCAATACGCAGTGCTGGAGGTTAGCTCCCACGGACTGGCGCAAGGCCGGATCCGCAACTGCCAATTCGAGGCAGCAGCCTTTACCAACCTGAGCCAGGATCACCTCGACTTCCACGACAGCATGGAAGATTACTTTCAGGCCAAAGCCATGCTGTTCGGTCCCGATTACCTGCAGGGGCGCGCCATCATCAATCAAGACGATCCCTACGGGCAGCGCCTAATTGCCAGCTTGCCGCCCGAGCGGGTCTGGCGCTACAGCCTGCACGATGCCTCGGCCGAGCTGCGAGCGAGCCAGCTGCGCTACGCCCCTAGCGGGATTGATGGGTTGCTCCACACGCCAGTTGGGGAAACTCGCTTCCAATCGCCGCTGGTAGGCGAGTACAATCTCGCCAACCTGCTTGCTGCCGTTGGGGTTGCCCTGCACTTGGACCTCGACCTGGCAACCGTGGCGGCTGGCTTGGCGCGCTTTTCTGGGGTGCCCGGTCGCATGGAGCGCGTGCAGCTCGATGGCGAGCAAGACATCAGCGTTGTGGTGGATTACGCCCACACCCCGGACAGCCTGGCCAGCGTGCTGCGGGCGGCTCGCCCGTTTTTTGCCGGTCGCACCCTGTGCGTGTTCGGTTGCGGCGGCGATCGCGACCGCGGCAAGCGCCCGCTCATGGGGCAAACGGCGGCCGAGCTAGCTGATGTGGCGTTTGTGACCTCCGACAATCCCCGCACCGAAGATCCGGACGGGATCTTGCAGGACATCTTGCAAGGCATGCCGGCCGATGGCCGCGTCCGTACCATCCGTGATCGGGCCGAGGCCATCCGCGCGGCCGTTCGAGAAGCGCAACCGGGCGACGGCATTCTAATTGCCGGCAAGGGGCACGAGGACTACCAGATCCTGGGCACCGAGAAGGTCCATTTTGACGACCGCGAGCAAGCCCGCCTGGGGCAGCCAGCGCCGTGA